The Halorussus rarus genome includes the window GGTTTCCAGCGCGCTTTCGAGATGTTCGACGGCCCCAGTCCGCGCCCGTGCGTGTTTGGTGCGGGTCCCCATAGCCGGGACTCCCAGGCCAGTTACTTAGTTCTTCTCCACCCGTTCCACTCGAATCAGACGAAGCGTCAGACGGATAGTGGGACCGGCAACCGCCGCCCCGGACGTGGCCGAGACTCCGCGGAATCTGTCGCCTCGGAAGTGAAGTGTTGCGAGGGAAGAGCGCCCCGTGAGGGCGTCTTCTGCATCTTGGCGCGGCGATACCGCGCACATCCAACGTGGCAAAGCCACGCTTGCGATGCGAGGGAAGGGATTCGAACCCTTGGACCCCTACGGGAGCGGATCTTGAGTCCGCCGCCGTTTCCAGGCTTGGCTACCCTCGCACGCGGTCTGCGTCGTCGCGGGGTTTCGCCCGGCAGTCGGTCCTACAGCGGGAAGTATATAAACCTCCTGCGGTGTCGGAGCGAGCCGGTACCGGAACCACCTTCGGAACTAGATTTCGGGTACGGCGCCGGGAGTAGGCGACGCCTACGCGACGGTAGGCGCCGCGAGTAGGACGGGGGAGTCGCTTAGACCCACCCTGGGAAGTCCGAAACGCGAGCGTACGAGGCGTATAACGAAAAGCGAACGTGTTGACCAGCGTTCACATGGAAGTCACGTATCTCGAATCGGCCGCCGTCCTGGTCGAGGACGAAGACACCAAGATACTCTGCGACCCGTGGCTCGTCGACGGGGCCTACTACGGCTCGTGGGCCCACTACCCCGAACCCGACTTCGAGCCGGAAGATTTCAACGATGTGGACTACATCTACATCTCCCACATCCACCCCGACCACTTCGACCCTACCACGCTAAAGCGGATGGACTCGGACATCCCGGTGCTCGTCCACGACTACCGGTGGGACTACCTGAAGGACGCCATCGAAGGGCTCGGCTTCGAGGTGACCGAACTCCCCCACGGCGAGCGCACCCACCTCCAGGACGGAATGTACATCAACATCCTGGCGGCCGACGGCTGCGACCCCGAGCTCTGCGGCAACTTCTTCGGCTGCTCGTGGTACGACGAGGAGGCCGACGAGACCGGGTCGACCCAGGTCGACTCGATGGCGGTCATCGACAACGGCGAGTTCACGCTGGTCAACACCAACGACTGCCCGTACCCCATCGCCGAATCGAGCTGTCGCAAGATAAAGGACGAGTACGGCCACGTCGACATGCTGTGTCACCAGTACAGCGCGGCCCAGTTCTACCCGCAGGCCGTCACCAACTACACTCACGAGGAGAAGCTGCGGGAGCGCGACCGCGTGATCCAGGAGAAGCACGAGCTCGCGCTCAACTTCCTCGACCTCTTCGAGCCCGACTACTACATGCCGTTCGCGGGCGAGTACGTGCTGGCCGGCGACCTCGCCGACCTCAACGAGTACACCGCGAACCCGCCGCGAGAGAAGGCCAAGGCGTTCTTCGAGGCCCACGCCCCCGACGACTCGGAGTGCGTCTTCCTCAACTCCGGCGAGCACGTCGACCTCGCCACCGGCGAGAAGTCGGCGCCCTTCGAGCCTGTCGACCAGGAGGAGAAGCGCGAGTACGTCGAGAACGTCCTCGCCGAGCGGGAGTTCGACTACGAGGCCGACCCGACGCCGACGCTGGGCGAGCTCCGGGCGTACGTACCGGCGGCGTACCGGAACCTGGAGGACAAGCGCGAGCAGATCGGCTACAGCACCGACACCGCGGTGTTGCTGCCGCTGGTCGGGGGCGTCACCCTCGAGCTCTCGATGGACGGGAGCGGCTACCGCTTCCTCGCCGACGCCGACACCGACGACTACGACGCGTGGGTGAAGCTCGAGGTCGACCCCCGGCTGCTGAAGCGGCTGTTCGAGGGGCCCCACAGCGCCTACTGGGCCGACGCGAAGATCGGCTCGCACGTCGGCATCAGCAAGGAGCCCGACATCTACGAACGGGGGCTCTACAACTGCCTCGGGTCGTTCCACGCCCACGGCCGCGAGGTGACGGAGACCGACTCGACCCGGGTGGTGACCCCCGGGAAGGGGTCCGACGCCGCCCCGATCGCGGGCGAGGATGCGCCCCCGACCGCGGACGAAGACGGAACGACCGCCTGCGCGGACTGCGGGGAGTCGGTGTCGGTCGACTCCGAGCGCCACGTCCGGCGGTCGGGGTCGGACGCCGAGGGCCGGACCGTCCGGGACGGCGGCGAGGTGGCGCTCTGCATCGACTGCGGCGTCGCGACGCTCAACGGCGACCTCGCAGCGGGCGACGAGGCCCACTCGGCCGCGGGCGGCGAGCCGACCGGGTCCGGCGGCGAGTAGCCGGGCGTCGCCCGGCCGAAGCGAGAGGCGAGGCCCCGCTGCGGAGCCGGCGGTCCGACCCGGAACCGACAGCGCTTTTCCCGCGACGTGCGACCACCGACACATGACCGACGACGCCGAGGACCGCCTCGCGGCCGCCGAGCGCGCCGCGAGCGCGGGGAGCCGAGTCGCGGCCGAGAGCTACGGACGGGGAATCGACGTCGAGACGAAGTCCGGGAAGACCGACGTGGTGACCGAGGCCGACCGCCGGACCCAGCGCCGGGTCATCGAGGTGCTCCGCGAGGAGTACCCCGACGACGCCGTCGTCGGCGAGGAGGAGGACGAGCTCAAGGAAGTTCCCGACGAGGGCGACGCCTGGGTCATCGACCCCATCGACGGGACGAACAACTACGTCCGGTCGATACCGGTCTGGACCACCAGCGTCGCGGCGGTCAGGGACGGCGAACCGGTCGCGGCGGTCAACGACTGCCCCGCGCTCGACACGACGTTCGCGGCCGGCCCCGACGGCGCCCGGCGCGACGGCGACCCGGTGTCGGTCAGCGAGAAGACCGACCCGGAGACGTTCGCCGTGGCGCCGACCATCTGGTGGGGGTTCGACCGGCGCGACGAGTACGCCGCCGTGCTGGCGGCGCTGGTCGAGCGGTTCGGCGACGTCCGGCGGTACGGGTCGGCCCAGGTCACCCTCGGGATGGTCGCGGCCGGGTCGCTGGAGGCCGCGGTGTCGACCGTCGACCCGAACCCCTGGGACACCGTGGCCGGGGTCCACATGGTCCGGCGGGCCGGCGGCACCGTGACCGATCTGGCGGGCGACCGGTGGCGCCACGACTCCGAGAGCATCGTCGCCTCGAACGGCGAGGCCCACGGCGAACTCCTGGCCGCGCTCCGGGACGCCGCGGAGGCCGACCCCGACCCGCTGTAGCCGTCCGCGTTGGTCCCGAGTCGGCCACCCTCTCCGGATGCCGGAACGTGTCGCTCGCGCAACCACAGAAAGCCTCGACCGCGCCGAGGTGAATTCTAAGGTTATTTAGTCTGAAAGAATCTCATGGGAGGTATGGAACTCGATGATACCGACCGCGCGATCCTCGAAGCGCTGCAGGAGGACGCGAGAACGCCGTTCAGCGAGATCGCGCGCCGCATCGACATGTCGAGCGCGACCGTCCACGACCGCGTCAACCGGATGGAGGACGCGGGCGTCATCGAGGGGTACCACGCGAAGGTCGACCCCAAGGCGCTGGACTACGGCATCTCGGCGGTCGTCGGCCTGCAGGTCGAACAGGGCCAGGAGCAGGACACCCTGGGCCGCCTCGAGGACGTCCCCGGGGTCCAGGAGGTCCACCTCACCACCGGGTCGTGGGACGTGCTGATGCGCGTCTTCGCGGAGGACGCCGACAAGCTCCGCGAGCTCATGTTCGAGCACATCGCCCAGATGGACGGGTTCGCCCGCTCGCAGACCATGGTCATCCTCGGCACGCCCTACGAGACCGAGCAGCTCCCGGTCGACGGCGGCGACGCCTGAGTCGGGCGCGCGCTCGGCGGGTCCGTGGCGAGACCGGAACCGTAAAACCACGCGCTTCCAGTGTGGAACACATGAGCACCGCAACCGAGGGTATGGACAACGAGCGCCTCTGGGGCGGGACGGTCCTCGCGCTGCTGGTCGCGCTCGTCGGCGGCGCGCTGGCCTTCCCCGAGCGCGTCTACTACGGGTTCGTCTGGCACTACTTCTGGGGCCCGGTCGCCGCCGACGCCAAGAGCGCCCAGTGCGCGGCCTACGCCGACGGGTCGGTGGAGTACCTCTACGACGCCGCGGCGTGCACCGCGGCGGCCGAACCGGTGGCCTACCCCGGCTACACCCTGGTCTCGGAGGTGGGCTACGCGCTCACGATGCTGCTCGCGCTGGTCGGCGTCGTCTTCCTGCTCCGGCGACTCGGCGTCGGGCAGGACCGGGGCCTCTTCTACGCGCTGTTCCCGTACATGCTGTTCGGCGGGGCACTGCGCGTGGTCGAGGACGCCTTCGACGGGCTCTCGGCGGCCGAGACGACCATCACGTTCCCGTGGAACACTCTCATCATCAGCCCGATCATCTACTTCACGATGTTCGCCATCACGCTGGCGGCGCTGCTGGCGAGCGTCTGGCTCCGGAACGCGGGCACCACCGACAGCTACTACCGCCCGCTGGCGGGCGTCGGGACCGCGCTGCTCGCGACTACGGTCGGCTACCTGACCCTGCTGGCGTTCACCACCGACAACGTCGCCTTCCACCCCCAGATCACGGTCGTCGTGCTCGTCGGCGCGACGCTGGTGGCCCTGCTGACCTGGGAGGCCGTCGAGCGCTACGCACCCGCGATCAACCGCGGCACCGAGCGGATGGGGTTCGTCGTCATCTGGGCCCACGCGGTCGACGGCGTGGCCAACGTCGTCGGTATCGACTGGGCGAAGGAGCTCGGCCTGCCGGCCGACCTCGTCCCCAAACACCCGGTCAACCGCGCGCTCATCAACGTCGGCGAGCAGTTCCCTCAGCCGGTCATCGACCTCGTCGGCACCGCGTGGCCGTTCCTCGTCGTGAAGATCGTCGCCGCGGTGCTGGTCGTCTGGGTGTTCGACGAACGGATATTCGAGGAGAGCCCGCGATACGCCATCCTGTTGCTCGTGGCCATCGTCGCGGTGGGGCTCGGCCCCGGCACGCGAGACATGATCCGGGCGACGTTCGGCGTCTGAGACCGACTCGCGGTCCGCCGCGCCGAACCACCTGCCCCCGCGTTCTACCCCCTCGTTCGTTTTCACCGGTCGAGTTCGAGCGCCCCCGTGTCCCGCGGGGAGTTACGTACCGAGCCGCTCCAGGGTCGTCTCGGGGAAGTACCGACCGCCGCAGTTCGAACACTCCGCCACCTCGAGCGCGTCGGCGACGCCGAGACCGAGCGACTCGCCCGCCACCTCCCGGCGCGTCAGCGACGTCCCGCAGGTCGCACAGTCGAGGTCGAACTCCGAGGTCACCGACGGACACCCCTCTCGGGCCCGAGTAATAATGACATACGTTACCACGTACGTCCGACCTCGTCATAAAACCCTTGCTCACTAAACCGACACCGGCGCCGGACGACGCGCTCCCGGTACCTCCGTCACCGACGCGGCCGGTCCGGACGCGACCCGTTATCGATCCCAGGCGATCCACTCGCCGTGCTGCTGGTAGACTCCCAGACGCTCGGTCCGCAGTCCGTCGTCGACCGTCGTCAGGGTGAGGTCGATGGCCTGGTCGTACTCGTCGGCCGCGGCGTCGCCCGACACCCAGTAGAGCTCGCGGTCTGTCCCAAGGTCCGCGAGGAGGGCGTCGAACCGCTCGCGCTCGTCGTCGCCGAGCTGGTACCGGACCTGGGTGTCGAACACGCAGACCGGCCGGTGGTCCGGGATCTCGGCCACGACCGCGGGCAAGCGCTCGAGCGCGTCGCCAGTTCGGAGGTCCGGCGGGTCCTCGCGGGCGACGCCCAGGGCGTTCCGGAGCGTCCGGTGGCGCTCGGCGTGCTCGGGCCAGACCAGCGCCCGTAACCACCGGGCGTCGGCCTCGTCGGTCGCGTCGAGGGGGTTGACGTCGACGCCGACACGGGAGGCGACCGGCGGGAACGCCCCGGGCAGGGGCGGGTCGCCCGCCCTGACCGCCGACTCGATGCGGACCGGCAAGCCGGCGTCGCCGTACCGGCCCGCCGACCCGTAGTCGTAGGCGTAGTGGTCCCAGAGCAGGTTGAGGCCGGCGCTCGGGCCGACCTCCACCAGCGCGAGCGGTTCGCGCGACTCGCCGCCGGACCGCCCGCGACTCGCGCGTCGCGAGACCGTCTCGAACGCCGGGAGGAGCGCGGCGCACCGCCGGACGCTGTTGGTCTGGGTCCGGCGGGTCGCCAGCACGTTCCGAATCTCGTCGGCGTTCGCCAGGCAGAACCTCCGGAACGCCGCGACCGGGTCGCCGTCTGCCGGGTCCAGCGGGTCGTCGACGACGGTGGGGTAGTAGTCGGCCAGCGGGTCGTCGCGGCCCGCGAGCAGGCGGGAGTGGACCGCCGCGAACAGGAGGTGGGCCGGCGACCGGCCCTCCGGCGTCTCGGCGGCGAGCGCGAGCAGGTCGGAGTCGGCGGCGACGCCGCGGCCGAGACGCTCGTACAGCGGGGAGGTCCCGACGCACCAGTCGGCGAACCACTCGAAGTGGGCGGGGAGGTCGGCGCGGTCCATGCCGGCCCTTCGAAGCAACCGGCCTTAGCGGTTTCTCCGGACCCTACTCGGCCCGCCATCGCGCCGCTTACGCCCGGAGCGTGCGTTCGAACAGGCGCTCGGCGCCCGCGGTCGCGACGCAGGAGACGAACGCGACGGTGCCGAGCTTCCCGCCCGCGCCGGCGAAGGCGGTCCCGACCGCGACGAAGACCAGCCCGCAGACGGCGCCGGCGAGCGCGATCCGGGCCTCGCCGGCGAGCCGGTCGAACGAGGACATCCCGACGAACGACGCACAGAACGCGGCCGCGGCCAGCGTCCCGCTGACGAACGGGAGGGTCGCGGCCGCGAGGCCCGCGGCGAGTCCGACGAGCGCCGAGCCGACCACCGAGCCCAGGTCGAGCCGGACGCTCAGGACGGTGGTCGCGACCGCGGCGGCGACCGTCACCGGGACGACCAGCGGCGCGCGAGTCCACGGGAGGGCGCTGCCGGCGGCGTAATCGGCGCCGGTCAGCGCGGCCGCGGTCGCACACCCGAATAGCGCGAGCGTCCCAAGCTTGCCGCCGACGCCGGCGAACGACCGGTCGGCGGCGACGAAGGCCAGGCCCGCCACCAGCCCCGCTCCGGCGAGGTAGTCGACCGACGGGAACAGCTCGGGGGAAGCCATGCCGACGAACGACCCGCAGTAGGCCGGTACGTCGAGGTCGGTCCCGGACAGCCCGGCGGCCAGGCCGACGAGCGCGGAGGCGACGACCGGACCGAGGCCGGCGGTGACGCTCAGTCCGTAAGTGAGGACCGCCGCGACGGCGACCGCGAGCGCGCCGCGGGCGTCCTTCCGGTCGAAGCTGAGTTCGGCAGACGTCCCGAGGACCCGTTCGTGCTCTGCGACCACCGCGGCGCCGCCGGCGAGGACCAGCCCGCCCTCCAGGCCGACGACGGCGGTCGAGGCGTCGCCGGCGACCAGCGCGCGGGCGAGCAGCGCGGCGGGGGTCAGCGACAGCACGGCGTAGCCGGTGACACGAGTCGGCGCGTACACGTCGCCCGAGTAGTCCGGCGACCCCTGTTGTGTATTGCGATTTCGGAACGGAGAACCGGCAAGAAAAGGGGGAGACGTCGCGGCGAGACGGTCGCGAAGGAGAAAGCTGGGACCGGGTTACGGATACGGGTGGTGGTCCCGGTCGGGTCGGAACTCGAAGCCCAGCTCGCCCGGCACCTCGCGGGCGCGCTCGCCGAAGAAGGCGTCGCCGGTGAACAGCGGCTGGGCCTCGGGGACCAGCGCGCGGACCGCCTCGAACCCCAGCCGCTCGACGTCGCGGGGCGTGAGCCGGGCGGCGTACGCCGACAGCCCGGCGTCGGCGAGCCTGTCGAGGACCGCGTCGAGTTCGGCCGCGCCGGCCGGCGGGTCGGCCGGGCCGACGCTGCCGGCCGGAACGGCGGTCTCGGCGTCGACGAACTCGCGGGCGGACTCGGGGAAGTCGGCGTACCGACCGATGGCGCCGTCCGCCCCCGCGGCGTCGGCCTCGCCCATCGACCGGAGCTCCATCCAGTTCTGGAGCGCCTCGGCCAGCGCCGCCGTCGCGGCCGCCTCGGGGTCGAGGTCGGCGTCCGAGCCGACCGCGAACCGGGGCCACGCGCCCTCGCGGTGGACGGCCACCGCGACCACGGGCACGTCGACGTCCTGGGTGACCAGCAGGGCCGTCACGTCGAGGTCCTCCGCGCGTGCGCGAGACCGGAGCGCCGCGAACCGGTCGCTCTCGACCGACAGCGCCAACGGCTCGAACGACGAGTACCACGCCAGCATCGTGGCGTCGCGCTCGACGACCTCGTAGAGCCCCGACAGCAGCGCCTCGACGGTCGAACTGCCGAGGCCCAGGCCGGTCGTGATGGAGGGCTTGTGCCGGACCTCGGGCGGCGGGAAGTGGACGAACTCCGCCGGGAGCCGGACGGGGACGTCGGCGTGCAGATTTCGGCCCTCGACCCACGCGAGGGAGTCGTCCGCCGCGGGGCCGGTCCAGTCGTCCGGCCGGACGAACGCCGCCGGGGCGACCGCGCCGTCGACCTCACCGGGTCGGCCGGTCTCGAACGCGGCGGTCCGGTAGACGCCCGCGGCGTAGCGCTCGAGCGCCTCGCCGAGCGCCTTCATCAGCGCCTCGTTCCAGTCGACCGAGACGCCCGCGGCCTGTTCGGCGGCCCGCGCGTCGCTGAACCCCGTGGTGTCGGCCAACTGGGCGAGGTAGTACGGCGTCGGGAACGACTCGGCCTCGCCGATCGAGGAGACGACGCCGATTCGCTCGTCGACGGCCTGCTCGGCGCGGGTGAGCGCGTCCTCCAGGTCAGCATCGCGGTACTCGGGGTCGAGCGCCCGGTCGCCCTGGGGGTTCTTGCTCCCGTCTCGGCCCGCCTCCCGGCCGCAGATCTCGCAGCCGGGGACCGGCAGCAGGGTCCGCTCGACGTGTGGTACCTCCACGACTCCGCCGAGGACGGTCGACTCGCCGCCCGAGAGCAGGGTCGCCGCCTCGCGCCCCGCGAGCGCGCCCGCGAAACGGGCGTCGGTGGCGGAAACTTCGGGGTCATCGGTCGACGGCGCAGAATCTTCGCCCTCGCGGTTCGCCGCGACCCGCGTTCGGAGGCAGGCCCAGCAGGCGGTCGCCGGCGCGAACCCCGAGACGGCGGCGTCGACGTCGGACAGGACGCGCCCGCCGACGCAGCCGAGTTCGACAGCGAGCCACGGCGTCTCCCCCTCGCGGGCCGACCGGGCGGCGGTCGCGAACCGGGCGGTGCCCGCCTCGCCGACGACCGCGGCGAAGTCGACGGCCCCGACGCGCTCGGGGTCCGACTCGACGGGGTCGGCCCCGGCGTCGGCGAGCGCGGCTCGCACGGCGTCGGCCGCCGGCCCCGCGCCGACGAGTCCGACTGTGGGTGTGCTCATACCGGGACGGTCGCAGTCGGCGGGCAAAAGCGCGGTGCTATCGCTCGGCGGTCGGCCGACGAAAGAATATCGGATTCGGCGATCAGTTCAGCAGGCTCTGGGCCGCGCTGGCGAGCTGGTCGGTGTCGGCGTCGCGCAGGTCGTCGTTGGCCAGCTTGAGGCGCAGGCGCGGTCGGCCCACGTCGATGGGTACCTTCTCGGTGCCGATGAGGCCCATGTCCTCGAGCTTGGTCTTCGTCCGCGAGAACGTCGCCTTGCTGGCGATGCCGACGTCCTCGCCCCACTTGCTGATGTCGTACAGCAGCGCCTCGTTCTTCGCGGCCACGAGCAGGCTGATGGTGACCTCGTCGAGGCCGTCGCCGTCGCCGCGGGCGGTCTCCATCGAGGACAGCACCTCGTCGAAGTCCTCCCGGGCCTCGGGGCTGATCTCGTCGCCGAGCGTGTCGCGGACGCGCGAGAGCGGCGGCGTGCGCAGCGAGAACTCGTCGGCCTCCTCGAACTGAGCCGAGTAGGAGTCGTACGCCTCCGAGACGAACGCGTCGTCGTCGGCCGTCAGCCCG containing:
- a CDS encoding MBL fold metallo-hydrolase, which produces MEVTYLESAAVLVEDEDTKILCDPWLVDGAYYGSWAHYPEPDFEPEDFNDVDYIYISHIHPDHFDPTTLKRMDSDIPVLVHDYRWDYLKDAIEGLGFEVTELPHGERTHLQDGMYINILAADGCDPELCGNFFGCSWYDEEADETGSTQVDSMAVIDNGEFTLVNTNDCPYPIAESSCRKIKDEYGHVDMLCHQYSAAQFYPQAVTNYTHEEKLRERDRVIQEKHELALNFLDLFEPDYYMPFAGEYVLAGDLADLNEYTANPPREKAKAFFEAHAPDDSECVFLNSGEHVDLATGEKSAPFEPVDQEEKREYVENVLAEREFDYEADPTPTLGELRAYVPAAYRNLEDKREQIGYSTDTAVLLPLVGGVTLELSMDGSGYRFLADADTDDYDAWVKLEVDPRLLKRLFEGPHSAYWADAKIGSHVGISKEPDIYERGLYNCLGSFHAHGREVTETDSTRVVTPGKGSDAAPIAGEDAPPTADEDGTTACADCGESVSVDSERHVRRSGSDAEGRTVRDGGEVALCIDCGVATLNGDLAAGDEAHSAAGGEPTGSGGE
- a CDS encoding Lrp/AsnC family transcriptional regulator encodes the protein MELDDTDRAILEALQEDARTPFSEIARRIDMSSATVHDRVNRMEDAGVIEGYHAKVDPKALDYGISAVVGLQVEQGQEQDTLGRLEDVPGVQEVHLTTGSWDVLMRVFAEDADKLRELMFEHIAQMDGFARSQTMVILGTPYETEQLPVDGGDA
- a CDS encoding YcaO-like family protein, whose product is MSTPTVGLVGAGPAADAVRAALADAGADPVESDPERVGAVDFAAVVGEAGTARFATAARSAREGETPWLAVELGCVGGRVLSDVDAAVSGFAPATACWACLRTRVAANREGEDSAPSTDDPEVSATDARFAGALAGREAATLLSGGESTVLGGVVEVPHVERTLLPVPGCEICGREAGRDGSKNPQGDRALDPEYRDADLEDALTRAEQAVDERIGVVSSIGEAESFPTPYYLAQLADTTGFSDARAAEQAAGVSVDWNEALMKALGEALERYAAGVYRTAAFETGRPGEVDGAVAPAAFVRPDDWTGPAADDSLAWVEGRNLHADVPVRLPAEFVHFPPPEVRHKPSITTGLGLGSSTVEALLSGLYEVVERDATMLAWYSSFEPLALSVESDRFAALRSRARAEDLDVTALLVTQDVDVPVVAVAVHREGAWPRFAVGSDADLDPEAAATAALAEALQNWMELRSMGEADAAGADGAIGRYADFPESAREFVDAETAVPAGSVGPADPPAGAAELDAVLDRLADAGLSAYAARLTPRDVERLGFEAVRALVPEAQPLFTGDAFFGERAREVPGELGFEFRPDRDHHPYP
- a CDS encoding DUF2332 domain-containing protein, whose amino-acid sequence is MDRADLPAHFEWFADWCVGTSPLYERLGRGVAADSDLLALAAETPEGRSPAHLLFAAVHSRLLAGRDDPLADYYPTVVDDPLDPADGDPVAAFRRFCLANADEIRNVLATRRTQTNSVRRCAALLPAFETVSRRASRGRSGGESREPLALVEVGPSAGLNLLWDHYAYDYGSAGRYGDAGLPVRIESAVRAGDPPLPGAFPPVASRVGVDVNPLDATDEADARWLRALVWPEHAERHRTLRNALGVAREDPPDLRTGDALERLPAVVAEIPDHRPVCVFDTQVRYQLGDDERERFDALLADLGTDRELYWVSGDAAADEYDQAIDLTLTTVDDGLRTERLGVYQQHGEWIAWDR
- a CDS encoding zf-TFIIB domain-containing protein, coding for MTSEFDLDCATCGTSLTRREVAGESLGLGVADALEVAECSNCGGRYFPETTLERLGT
- the tbsP gene encoding transcriptional regulator TbsP; the protein is METESNLLDQEIAEILRTVIDGAPDTLLVVNPSKNAIEELINVATEYDGDLPELRMLAQSGTLKDVMEDFIVASNAADLIDAGSLSLRTTDEVPSNSLLVTDEVVIALVTADDRVGGLTADDDAFVSEAYDSYSAQFEEADEFSLRTPPLSRVRDTLGDEISPEAREDFDEVLSSMETARGDGDGLDEVTISLLVAAKNEALLYDISKWGEDVGIASKATFSRTKTKLEDMGLIGTEKVPIDVGRPRLRLKLANDDLRDADTDQLASAAQSLLN
- a CDS encoding inositol monophosphatase family protein, whose protein sequence is MTDDAEDRLAAAERAASAGSRVAAESYGRGIDVETKSGKTDVVTEADRRTQRRVIEVLREEYPDDAVVGEEEDELKEVPDEGDAWVIDPIDGTNNYVRSIPVWTTSVAAVRDGEPVAAVNDCPALDTTFAAGPDGARRDGDPVSVSEKTDPETFAVAPTIWWGFDRRDEYAAVLAALVERFGDVRRYGSAQVTLGMVAAGSLEAAVSTVDPNPWDTVAGVHMVRRAGGTVTDLAGDRWRHDSESIVASNGEAHGELLAALRDAAEADPDPL
- a CDS encoding DUF63 family protein; the protein is MSTATEGMDNERLWGGTVLALLVALVGGALAFPERVYYGFVWHYFWGPVAADAKSAQCAAYADGSVEYLYDAAACTAAAEPVAYPGYTLVSEVGYALTMLLALVGVVFLLRRLGVGQDRGLFYALFPYMLFGGALRVVEDAFDGLSAAETTITFPWNTLIISPIIYFTMFAITLAALLASVWLRNAGTTDSYYRPLAGVGTALLATTVGYLTLLAFTTDNVAFHPQITVVVLVGATLVALLTWEAVERYAPAINRGTERMGFVVIWAHAVDGVANVVGIDWAKELGLPADLVPKHPVNRALINVGEQFPQPVIDLVGTAWPFLVVKIVAAVLVVWVFDERIFEESPRYAILLLVAIVAVGLGPGTRDMIRATFGV